The DNA region GCCAAAACCTAACTAGCTTCTGCGAATTACAAATCACTTCGAGAGTCAATTACATTAATCATTTAAATACCACTTCACATAGTATAAAAATACATATCTTTGTATTCTGAAAACTAACAAATTCCAATTTAGTTAACTACTAGTAACCATATTGATTAATTCTATAATGATTGTCTTTTAAAGTTTCAGTAAAATAAAACCACAACTTTACTATGAACGGAATAGTTACCCTTAATATTCGTTTTGGCGACATCTCGAATTTCTTTTTAAGTTCTTGTCTTTTTGTTAACTTTATTAGTTAGACGGCTGACAAACGATGAATATCCTTTGTTAGTACAACTCAGTTGGAGTAAAttagatcgagaaggaaagttTGTTTGAAAACTGGAACATAGCAGTGGACATATCCAGGTATGCCCTTCCTATTTTAGGTGGtcaattgttttttgtttttacccTCAAAGTTGTTATTTCTCTCCCTAACTTTTTGATAGAAAAGTATACATGCACTTACAAACAATTTcacaaaatatacaaaaaagTAAGTAGTTAGAAAGATTGTTTAAATCGGATTTTAAGCAAATGATCAACAAGACCCAAAGTTTAGTTTGACCTTGTTGCTTAGGTGATTGGAACCGTGCTTTCCTTAATATGAATCTCAAAATAGAGATTTCAAGCTTGAGAAGGATGGAGACAGTTTTGAACTAAAGCTGACATCTTGAGTTCCTAcaattaaaaacacgaagttcagcggaGGGATCTCTTTAAcgagctgtacaatcgtatttatatatgaaaaatgttTTATGTTAAAGTTCTAGTTCCGTGTGGACATATGAACAAGGAGTAATCATGACGATGCAAtcgaaagattataatactggATTACGTAATATAAACGACAACAATAGACTTAATAAGTCCATGACGAACGATAATGTGAATGCAGTTCCCACAATAACATAAAACATTATTCCATGGCATTCAAATGCATTCGTATCACTGTTTGATTTTCAAAAAATAGCGCACACCTTTAGAAAACGTGATTTTTTCTGAATACATTTATCTTTTTCGAGTAAATCCGCATAACatacttttattttaataattctcTTTTCAAGAAAAATGTTTCAAGAAGTCAAAATGgaacaaatttatttcatggttcaaataataatagtactgtTTGTGGATCAGTAATCAACCCTAAAACTCGTCTATTTCAACGTCGCTGGTCTTTTCGACGTGAAAAGATTATTTCACCTGTGACTGTGAAAACAGATGAAAGACGTAGACCACCATTAGGTTGTGCAGCTGGTGTAGGATTGTCGAAAACTCGTTCTAATTTTATTACtgaaaattcattgaaatgctTACTAGGATCAATTAAACAACATGGTAGTGGCGGTAATATTATCCAccacaataataacaataaaaatttaatttcaCTAAATCCTGACACTCTACCAAACTCATCATTTACACGTACAATATTAGATCCGGAAACGGCGATGCAACGAAAACGTCAACGCACATTAGAAGCTAAACTTATGCAAATGTTACATCATGATAATATTGAATCAGGTAAGTTTAAGAAGTAAAAGAGTTTTTTAATTTAATccaactacttctatgaatc from Schistosoma haematobium chromosome ZW, whole genome shotgun sequence includes:
- a CDS encoding hypothetical protein (EggNog:ENOG4113GKR~COG:Z), whose product is MGCLSGRRKRLIEQVLEWNSSRLGLFELTIPDEKCEFSGVMRFFLQDENRKFQTKCIRVSSSSKTSEVAEILKEKFCIKEPSVISKRFGIYEHHPNGVRRLTNDEYPLLVQLSWSKLDREGKFKNVSRSQNGTNLFHGSNNNSTVCGSVINPKTRLFQRRWSFRREKIISPVTVKTDERRRPPLGCAAGVGLSKTRSNFITENSLKCLLGSIKQHGSGGNIIHHNNNNKNLISLNPDTLPNSSFTRTILDPETAMQRKRQRTLEAKLMQMLHHDNIESGKFKK